In Penaeus chinensis breed Huanghai No. 1 chromosome 11, ASM1920278v2, whole genome shotgun sequence, a genomic segment contains:
- the LOC125030365 gene encoding uncharacterized protein LOC125030365: MGDVCVVCGESAEGKPLYKKLGSGEYNVEVLTALRALQLTIITDADKNNGYICWDCDEVIVAEYGRYLESEESKKTEDVKQRRTKKHHKTETKKKKSKPPDIHKGKKIRKLKLSLSRINLESTAVPRSVTKAKKQDHKERKISKVHQTSHCVMCDKSFENGDRGYQRFNLMKMVNDEMDVAEVMQLLGLARHIAPEMKKKRFVCNPCYYIIRRNYKNKLLKGTSIDAVASGGATNSKPPQNPIHRATTQEHAAEIAKLLPPALAECYKILTGDSDMTEKEILPPGDTSQQQNIAGHLLSESQKNSQRFETGSADDEVYTENDGDEHSAGTEPEDEDSGFNVSQDKFGNYVINMDEVSSPRLDDDQTSESRSPHPSMSKESRVMHITRKKNVLLPKRRQHHLSAEHDSEGSQPESDSQSLPAKDINGTQSTTSSEDGSLTGVCNICGIKFTGKPTTWWYSLNSLLAGFENITVTIALRLLETSLADTSKEARIARQVCPMCYGMVSAGFRSQVTQRVEQQLHVDPSQVNISKMKVQTIPRPKLKNIEKEAVPTQSQKYVNEDINNIKRQKRKIIEDSTELSKAKKTKDESTVESQTPRSGKNVVRINKRGRKRKPIGKVQEQTSSKQEPNNDGNSDADDSKPPKPIVLLEDLRSVLPAEAFGGKPVSALQIEENISQSSPSHNSEESATAFHSEMEGSSPPASHLIFSSITPSQEIDACEFIHHADKEIFANQLNKGKGNAVPGNVRGRCVICGCNYYVEQSFWKNINTMIRPPSLMISLRWVCISLNVTPVEVSIRDQELGKVCKYCFGRLGKHFESFVKSKVGESSGIPAKDVKLKDYTITFNPDTMNIEADPVRPQKREQDEMTKLLKRILQVMKSFSIDDLVSKPQRQPLEMQEFSIWMLLVLNDFRVQIGAAIGDLATWLTQLMPNELYDKGLRPCQSKLAHYLLTLSKYSSNMDNDEMSNTIPGEIFIVTNSPKLIAHEKMSTVQSVSGKSKKKADNEFDKVNEMGNKSEKFIDSVRKQEQPSTTHDGSGKAEIHWEDFLRQTSLDELMEGTAKPMSLAQFSNGVIYSLWRTSLMIGGGSETVRGWLMQIAPILLDHEQTEKIISGVKSLHEHLEKQPEDVCKLGIQVIPFLRPGMKLRVDGQVSEVTPVTEVDDPDTLEFNILGSLSTNCSRTIPNAKSNGKAKGRNPSVPILDDHYCEETSSISDLRGANRLSLPSAVRRNRVKKKTRGNSDLKVAAGDTILNSPEKSLPESDQSPKEGIQVAEEGSEKKRNSLKSGITGTVDLNHITSSSLERVSMKISSHVNSTKLKEVREDSGKSGGQLCLVSDSKSDNKMAKAKDRSSQLNNTESDKVKGNTKTQNDNEKNTVHVENSKASPYKAKVKRKLNTDDVTVKVVKSDGNSKASLHETGSMPGTGKCLSKPNNLEVPRLPGKPVQGNKRVKLQQFRGKANEKQVEKHEKQNSGDHKTIRNSGEEHLKHKSGELNQGIRNRKIEQESISKKPKSIEVPETQKHLAKKQNQPSNLSKSATVSSSKVLSSPVVQRSRRLAGAPALSMEEIDTKEKAKKIKPTFEDLMNYDT, from the exons ATGGGTGATGTTTGTGTTGTTTGCGGAGAGTCGGCCGAAGGAAAACCCTTATACAAGAAACTGGGTTCGGGAGAATACAATGTGGAAGTGCTGACAGCCCTAAGAGCGCTACAGTTGACCATCATCACAGATGCCGACAAGAACAACGGATATATCTGCTGGGACTGCGATGAAGTTATTGTGGCTGAGTATGGAAG ATACTTAGAAAGTGAGGAAAGCAAAAAGACCGAGGATGTGAAGCAGAGACGGACCAAAAAACATCACAAAAcagaaaccaaaaagaaaaagtcCAAACCCCCAGACATACATAAGGGCAAGAAAATACGTAAGCTGAAACTGTCCCTCTCAAGAATCAACCTTGAAAGTACAGCTGTCCCAAGATCAGTTACCAAAGCCAAGAAACAAGAtcataaagaaaggaagatatcTAAGGTGCACCAAACCTCTCACTGTGTCATGTGTGACAAGAGTTTTGAAAATGGAGACAGGGGTTACCAGCGCTTCAACCTAATGAAAATGGTGAATGATGAAATGGATGTTGCTGAAGTAATGCAG CTTCTAGGTTTGGCCCGCCACATTGCtccagaaatgaagaaaaagcgaTTTGTATGCAATCCTTGCTATTACATCATCCGCCGTAACTACAAGAACAAACTCCTGAAAGGCACGTCGATTGATGCTGTGGCTTCTGGTGGAGCAACAAACAGTAAACCCCCACAAAACCCCATTCACCGGGCCACCACTCAGGAACATGCAGCTGAAATT GCCAAGTTGCTTCCACCAGCCCTGGCAGAATGTTACAAAATCTTAACGGGTGATAGTGATATGACCGAAAAAGAAATTTTACCTCCTGGGGACACTAGCCAACAGCAGAATATTGCAGGTCACTTACTTAGTGAAAGCCAGAAAAACAGTCAGCGATTTGAAACTGGAAGTGCGGATGATGAAGTATACACAGAAAATGATGGAGATGAGCATTCAGCAGGGACAGAGCCAGAGGATGAGGACAGTGGATTTAATGTCTCTCAGGATAAGTTTGGAAATTATGTGATCAATATGGATGAGGTTTCTTCACCCAGGTTAGATGATGACCAAACCTCAGAATCCAGAAGTCCTCACCCCAGCATGTCGAAAGAGAGCAGAGTCATGCATATAACCAGAAAAAAGAATGTGCTGTTACCAAAGCGTCGGCAGCATCACTTGTCCGCGGAACATGACAGTGAAGGAAGCCAGCCCGAGAGTGACTCTCAGTCCTTGCCAGCAAAAGATATAAATGGTACTCAAAGTACCACAAGTAGTGAAGATGGTAGCTTGACTGGTGTCTGTAACATTTGTGGGATAAAGTTTACAGGAAAGCCAACAACCTGGTGGTACAGTCTGAACAGTCTACTGGCAGGTTTTGAGAATATCACAGTGACAATTGCATTACGG TTGCTAGAAACATCTTTGGCTGACACCAGTAAAGAAGCCCGCATTGCCAGGCAGGTGTGTCCCATGTGCTACGGAATGGTCTCTGCAGGTTTCAG GTCTCAAGTAACTCAAAGAGTAGAGCAACAGTTACATGTAGACCCATCTCAAGTGAATATTTCCAAGATGAAAGTGCAAACAATTCCTAGACCAAAGTTGAAAAACATTGAAAAGGAAGCGGTTCCTACTCAGTctcaaaaatatgtaaatgaggacataaataacattaaaagacaaaagagaaaaatcattGAAGATTCCACTGAGCTCAGCAAAGCCAAGAAAACTAAAGATGAGTCTACAGTTGAAAGTCAGACGCCTCGTAGCGGCAAGAATGTGGTCCGTAttaataaaagaggaaggaagagaaaacccATTGGAAAGGTACAAGAACAGACAAGTAGTAAACAAGAACCAAACAATGATGGAAACAGTGATGCTGATGACTCCAAACCACCGAAACCTATTGTCTTGTTAGAGGATTTGCGTTCAGTCCTGCCAGCCGAGGCCTTTGGGGGAAAGCCAGTGTCAGCACTGCAAATTGAAGAGAACATCAGTCAAAGCTCCCCAAGCCACAATTCTGAAGAGTCTGCAACTGCTTTTCACTCAGAAATGGAAGGTTCATCTCCTCCTGCATCTCACTTGATTTTCAGTTCCATAACTCCTAGTCAAGAAATTGATGCATGTGAATTCATTCACCATGCTGATAAGGAAATCTTTGCAAATCAattaaacaaaggaaaaggaaacgcaGTTCCTGGGAATGTGCGAGGAAGATGTGTGATCTGTGGTTGTAATTACTATGTTGAACAAAGCTTCTGGAAGAACATCAATACCATGATTCGACCACCATCACTCATGATATCTCTAAGATGGGTCTGCATCTCCCTCAATGTGACACCGGTGGAAGTTTCAATACGTGACCAGGAACTTGGGAAG GTTTGTAAGTACTGCTTTGGTCGTCTGGGGAAGCATTTCGAGAGCTTCGTCAAATCCAAAGTGGGAGAGTCTAGTGGTATTCCGGCCAAAGATGTGAAGCTCAAAGATTACACCATAACGTTCAATCCCGACACCATGAACATCGAAGCTGACCCAGTGAGGCCTCAGAAGAGAGAACAG GATGAAATGACAAAACTTCTGAAGAGGATTCTTCAAGTAATGAAGAGTTTCAGCATTGATGACCTTGTCAGCAAACCTCAACGTCAGCCATTAGAAATGCAAGAATTCTCCATATGGATGTTACTGGTTCTCAATGACTTTCGAGTGCAGATTGGAGCTGCCATAGGAGATTTGGCCACATGGTTGACTCAGTTAATGCCAAATGAACTGTATGACAAAGGTCTGAGACCGTGTCAGAGTAAATTGGCACATTACCTCCTTACACTTTCCAAATATTCAAGTAACATGGATAATGATGAAATGAGTAACACAATCCCAGGAGAAATATTTATTGTTACAAATTCGCCCAAACTTATAGCACATGAGAAAATGAGCACAGTTCAAAGTGTCAGCggcaaaagtaaaaagaaagctgATAATGAATTCGACAAGGTAAATGAAATGGGCAACAAAAGTGAAAAATTCATTGATTCTGTTCGTAAACAGGAGCAGCCAAGTACAACTCACGATGGGTCAGGAAAAGCAGAGATTCACTGGGAAGATTTCTTAAGACAGACCTCACTGGATGAGCTCATGGAAGGCACAGCAAAGCCCATGTCTTTGGCTCAGTTTAGTAACGGTGTCATTTATTCCCTGTGGAGAACGTCCCTCATGATCGGAGGGGGCTCAGAGACTGTCAGAGGCTGGCTCATGCAAATTGCACCTATTTTATTAGATCATGAACAGACTGAAAAGATTATCTCAGGTGTTAAATCACTACATGAACACTTAGAGAAACAGCCAGAAGATGTCTGTAAGCTGGGCATTCAAGTAATACCCTTTTTGAGACCAGGCATGAAGCTTAGGGTGGATGGACAAGTCAGTGAAGTTACTCCAGTGACTGAAGTTGATGATCCGGATACTTTAGAATTTAACATTTTAGGAAGTCTTTCAACAAATTGTAGCCGAACTATTCCTAATGCTAAAAGTAATGGGAAAGCCAAAGGTAGGAATCCATCAGTGCCAATATTAGATGATCACTATTGTGAAGAAACCAGCAGTATTAGTGATTTGAGAGGAGCTAATCGTCTTTCACTGCCTAGTGCTGTGAGAAGAAACcgagtgaaaaagaaaacacgTGGAAATTCAGATTTGAAAGTAGCGGCTGGTGACACTATCTTAAACAGTCCTGAAAAATCATTGCCAGAATCAGATCAATCACCTAAAGAAGGAATTCAAGTggcagaggaaggaagtgaaaagaaaagaaactcacTCAAGTCTGGCATAACTGGTACAGTTGACCTTAATCATATTACTAGTAGTTCTTTAGAGAGAGTATCTATGAAAATCTCTTCACATGTTAACAGTACAAAGTTGAAGGAAGTTCGTGAAGATTCTGGTAAAAGTGGAGGTCAGTTATGTTTAGTATCTGACagtaaaagtgataacaaaatgGCTAAAGCAAAAGATAGAAGTTCACAGTTAAACAATACAGAAAGTGACAAGGTGAAAGGTAATACAAAAActcaaaatgacaatgaaaaaaatacagttcATGTGGAAAATAGTAAAGCTAGTCCTTACAAAGCAAAAGTGAAAAGGAAACTCAACACTGATGATGTCACAGTGAAAGTAGTCAAGAGTGATGGAAATAGTAAAGCTTCCCTACATGAAACAGGCAGCATGCCAGGTACTGGGAAATGCTTATCAAAACCTAATAATTTAGAAGTTCCTAGACTCCCAGGCAAACCTGTGCAAGGCAATAAGAGAGTAAAATTACAACAGTTCAGGGGAAAAGCAAATGAGAAGCAGGTTGAAAAGCATGAAAAACAGAATTCAGGGGATCACAAAACCATAAGAAATTCAGGTGAAGAGCATTTGAAACACAAGAGTGGGGAACTCAATCAGGGAATTAGAAACAGAAAAATTGAACAAGAAAGCATTTCCAAGAAACCAAAATCAATTGAAGTtccagaaacacagaaacatttAGCCAAGAAACAAAATCAGCCATCCAATTTGTCAAAATCCGCAACAGTCAGCAGTTCCAAAGTTTTGTCCTCTCCCGTAGTGCAGCGTTCACGAAGATTGGCAGGTGCCCCAGCTTTGTCAATGGAAGAGATAGATACAAAAGAGAAGGCCAAGAAGATAAAGCCAACATTTGAGGATTTAATGAACTATGACACCTGA